Proteins found in one Labrenzia sp. VG12 genomic segment:
- the petA gene encoding ubiquinol-cytochrome c reductase iron-sulfur subunit, giving the protein MAHTDQAEPTRRDFLYIATGAMGAVGAGALAWPFIDQMNPDASALALASIEVDVSAVEEGQSITVQWRGKPVFIRNRTETEVEEAKAVPVGDLPDQLARNANLPADAAATDVNRGVEGKENWLVQVGICTHLGCVPIGDAGEFGGWFCPCHGSHYDTAGRIRKGPAPENLLIPPLEFVSDSTVKIG; this is encoded by the coding sequence TTGGCACATACGGATCAGGCGGAACCGACCCGCCGCGATTTCCTCTACATTGCGACCGGCGCCATGGGCGCTGTGGGCGCCGGCGCGCTGGCATGGCCCTTTATCGACCAGATGAACCCGGACGCCTCCGCATTGGCGCTGGCCTCCATCGAGGTTGACGTGTCCGCCGTGGAAGAGGGGCAATCAATTACAGTTCAGTGGCGTGGAAAGCCGGTATTCATCCGCAACCGCACCGAGACGGAAGTGGAAGAGGCCAAGGCTGTGCCGGTCGGCGATCTGCCGGACCAGCTGGCCCGGAACGCCAATCTTCCGGCCGATGCGGCAGCAACGGATGTGAACCGCGGCGTCGAGGGCAAGGAAAACTGGCTGGTTCAGGTCGGTATCTGTACCCACCTTGGCTGTGTGCCGATTGGCGACGCCGGCGAGTTCGGCGGCTGGTTCTGCCCCTGCCACGGCTCCCACTACGACACCGCCGGCCGTATCCGTAAAGGACCGGCTCCCGAGAATTTGCTCATTCCGCCGCTCGAGTTCGTCAGCGACTCGACCGTCAAGATCGGCTAA